From Alcaligenes faecalis, the proteins below share one genomic window:
- a CDS encoding D-amino acid dehydrogenase: protein MKILVLGAGVEGVTSAYYLARQGHSVTVIDRMAGPALETSFANAGQLSFGYACPWAAPGIPRKAIKWMFDEHPALTIRPDGTLTQIKWLLAMWRNCTADRYAINKERMVRLAEYSRHCMAELRAQTDIQFEHRAQGTLQLFRTQKQLDGIAADIEVLKEAGVPYELLSASELHMIEPALRHVEHKLSGGLRFPEDETGDCQMFTRRLGELAEQEGVEFRWNQNIQRIHSNGTEISGVQSSDGLLTADAYVVALGSWSTGLMKDLQAIPVYPLKGYSITATIADASRAPQSTLLDESYKIALTRFDNRIRVGGMAEVVGFNKRLNPRREQTLLMVLNDLFPGSYQSDADLHFWTGLRPKTPDSTPIVGRSRYPNLFLNTGHGTLGWTLATGSAQLLADLISNKEPAIRADDLSVQRYY from the coding sequence ATGAAGATCCTCGTGCTAGGTGCTGGCGTAGAAGGCGTAACCAGCGCTTATTATCTTGCCCGCCAAGGACACAGCGTAACGGTCATCGACCGCATGGCTGGGCCCGCTCTGGAAACCAGTTTTGCCAATGCAGGTCAGCTTTCCTTTGGCTATGCCTGCCCCTGGGCCGCGCCGGGTATCCCGCGCAAGGCCATCAAGTGGATGTTCGACGAGCACCCGGCCCTGACTATTCGTCCCGATGGCACGCTGACACAAATCAAGTGGCTGCTGGCCATGTGGCGCAACTGCACGGCAGACCGCTACGCCATCAATAAAGAGCGCATGGTGCGTCTGGCTGAATACAGCCGCCACTGCATGGCCGAGCTGCGCGCCCAGACCGATATTCAGTTCGAGCACCGCGCCCAAGGCACCTTGCAGTTGTTCCGTACACAAAAGCAGCTGGACGGTATTGCTGCCGACATCGAGGTACTGAAAGAAGCCGGGGTGCCTTACGAGCTGCTGTCTGCGTCTGAGCTGCACATGATTGAGCCAGCTCTGCGCCACGTAGAGCATAAATTGAGCGGTGGTCTGCGTTTCCCTGAAGACGAAACCGGCGACTGCCAGATGTTTACACGTCGCCTTGGTGAACTGGCTGAACAGGAAGGCGTGGAGTTCCGCTGGAACCAGAACATTCAGCGCATTCACAGCAATGGCACGGAGATCAGCGGCGTGCAAAGCTCCGACGGCCTGCTGACCGCCGATGCCTACGTGGTGGCCTTGGGCTCCTGGTCTACGGGTCTGATGAAAGACCTGCAAGCCATCCCGGTCTACCCTTTGAAAGGCTATTCCATTACCGCCACGATTGCGGACGCCTCCCGTGCGCCCCAATCCACCCTGCTGGATGAAAGCTACAAGATCGCCCTGACCCGCTTTGACAATCGCATTCGTGTGGGTGGCATGGCCGAGGTAGTCGGCTTTAACAAGCGTCTGAATCCCCGCCGTGAGCAGACCTTGCTGATGGTCTTGAACGACCTGTTCCCCGGCAGCTATCAAAGCGATGCCGACCTGCATTTCTGGACCGGCCTGCGTCCCAAGACGCCGGACAGCACCCCGATTGTGGGCCGCAGCCGCTACCCTAACCTGTTCTTGAATACAGGCCACGGCACGTTGGGATGGACCTTGGCTACCGGCAGTGCACAATTGCTGGCTGATCTGATCAGCAACAAGGAGCCGGCCATCCGGGCAGACGACTTGTCGGTGCAGCGCTACTACTGA